In a genomic window of Amphiprion ocellaris isolate individual 3 ecotype Okinawa chromosome 11, ASM2253959v1, whole genome shotgun sequence:
- the chpfa gene encoding chondroitin sulfate synthase 2, which yields MRFSLFISVLRSLGPVIIGVSLGFTLSLLSVHWTEEACYLDEGEDVTSGQDGLLKGARKPNSISAVNEVESEEDFEPRIVPYKQVQPSAPKKVFRAKYISTELGMRERLFVGVLTSKNTINTLGVAVNRTISHHLDTVIFFTGSRNRKVPHGMFVVSHGDERQIWNMFQTIKYILEHCINEYDWFYFVQDDAYTEADRVKSLVEHLSMDRELYMGSPEEFIGGEMEGKYCYGGFGYLLSRSLLLRLQPFLENCRNDILSARPDEWLGRCIIDYTNKNCVSEYEGLKYHHYELGKNSDPSKEQSEQFKNALTVHPVSDPEQMYRLHRHFTEIELQKTYDEIAKLQAEIKNVSVVAFDGNRSAQWPVGINPPFEPKSRFEVLKWEYFTEEEIYSCIDGSPKCELRGIDRMDVADVIDTAIAELNKKYMPTLHLKKQQLINGYRRFDPIRGMEYTLDLQLEVVNQKGHSRSITKRVHLVRPLSRIEIIPMPYVTEATRVHIIIPLALQDRNFVSHFLEVFASNAFETNENAILTFLFIYDPVEAQQVNQNDIFASVKAQINAYERKYSTVKIPWISVKTETPSQIKFMDIISKKHPVDTLFFLAKVTTNMNSEFLNRCRMNSINNWQVFFPIHFQEFNPDVAYHNQPHPATVDLVKDAGHFDRRSFEESCFYNSDYMTTRTRMVADVQENEEILESLDIYDMFVKYSGLHVFRAVEPALHQQYHYQDCNPRLSEDIYHRCVQSNLEGIGSRSQLAILLFEQEQGNST from the exons ATgagattttcactgtttatttctgtcctGCGGTCGCTCGGCCCGGTGATTATCGGCGTTTCTCTGGGCTTCACGCTGAGTTTACTGAGTGTACACTGGACTGAAGAAGCGTGTTATCTAGACGAGGGTGAGGATGTGACTTCGGGTCAGGACGGACTCCTCAAAGGAGCCCGAAAACCAAACTCCATATCGGCTGTCAACGAAGTGGAGTCGGAGGAGGATTTCGAGCCGAGGATAGTCCCATACAAACAAGTCCAACCGAGCGCCCCGAAGAAAGTTTtcag GGCTAAGTACATAAGCACGGAGCTGGGGATGCGAGAGCGTCTGTTCGTCGGGGTCctgacatctaaaaacaccaTTAACACTCTGGGGGTTGCCGTCAATCGCACCATTAGCCATCACCTGGACACGGTGATCTTCTTCACCGGCTCACGCAACCGCAAAGTCCCTCATGGCATGTTTGTGGTTTCGCACGGAGACGAGAGACAGATATGGAACATGTTTCAGaccattaaatacattttagagcATTGCATCAATGAATATGACTGGTTCTACTTCGTCCAAGACGACGCCTACACGGAAGCTGACAGGGTCAAATCCCTGGTGGAACATCTGAGCATGGATCGGGAGCTTTACATGGGCAGTCCTGAGGAGTTCATCGGCGGGGAGATGGAAGGGAAGTACTGCTATGGAGGCTTTGGGTATCTTCTGTCACGAAGTTTGCTTCTGCGACTCCAGCCTTTCCTGGAAAACTGCAGGAATGACATCCTGAGCGCCAGGCCTGACGAGTGGCTCGGAAGGTGCATCATAGATTACACCAACAAAAACTGTGTCAGTGAGTATGAG gGACTTAAGTACCACCATTATGAGTTGGGAAAAAACTCTGATCCAAGTAAAGAGCAGAGTGAACAGTTTAAGAATGCTCTGACCGTCCATCCAGTGTCTGACCCTGAACAGATGTACCGGCTGCACAGACACTTCACAGAGATTGAACTCCAGAAGACTTACGATGAGATTGCTAAGCTGCAG GCAGAAATAAAGAATGTGAGTGTGGTTGCGTTTGACGGCAACCGAAGCGCCCAGTGGCCAGTGGGGATCAATCCACCGTTTGAGCCAAAGTCTCGATTTGAGGTTCTGAAGTGGGAATACTTTACAGAGGAGGAGATTTATTCGTGCATCGATGGCTCTCCCAAGTGTGAGCTACGTGGCATTGACCGCATGGATGTAGCTGATGTCATTGACACGGCCATAGCAGAGCTGAACAAGAAGTACATGCCCACCTTACACctgaagaagcagcagctgattAATGGCTACAGGCGCTTCGACCCCATCAGGGGCATGGAGTACACCTTAGACCTTCAGCTGGAAGTTGTTAATCAGAAAGGTCACAGCCGTTCCATCACTAAGAGGGTTCACCTTGTGCGACCTTTGAGCCGCATAGAGATCATTCCCATGCCCTACGTCACCGAAGCTACAAGGGTCCACATCATTATACCTCTTGCGCTGCAAGACCGGAACTTTGTCAGTCATTTCCTGGAAGTCTTTGCCTCAAACGCCTTTGAGACCAACGAAAACGCCATCTTAACGTTCCTGTTTATTTATGACCCAGTGGAGGCGCAGCAAGTTAACCAGAATGATATATTTGCCAGTGTGAAGGCTCAGATAAATGCTTATGAACGGAAATATTCTACAGTAAAAATCCCGTGGATAAGTGTGAAGACGGAAACACCATCCCAGATCAAATTCATGGACATCATCTCAAAGAAACACCCAGTCGACACCTTGTTCTTCTTGGCTAAAGTCACCACAAACATGAATTCAGAGTTCCTGAACCGCTGTCGCATGAATTCCATAAACAACTGGCAGGTTTTCTTCCCCATCCACTTCCAGGAGTTCAACCCCGATGTGGCCTATCACAACCAGCCACATCCAGCCACAGTGGATCTGGTCAAGGATGCTGGCCATTTTGACCGCAGGTCATTTGAGGAATCGTGCTTTTACAACTCGGATTACATGACGACACGCACTCGAATGGTGGCGGACGTCCAGGAGAACGAGGAGATTCTAGAGAGCCTGGATATCTATGACATGTTCGTAAAGTATTCAGGCCTACATGTATTCAGAGCAGTAGAGCCAGCATTACATCAGCAATACCACTACCAAGACTGCAACCCAAGACTCAGCGAGGACATCTATCATAGATGTGTTCAGAGCAACTTGGAAGGCATCGGTTCGCGCTCCCAGCTCGCCATACTGCTGTTTGAGCAAGAACAAGGAAACAGCACTTGA